In Spodoptera frugiperda isolate SF20-4 chromosome 4, AGI-APGP_CSIRO_Sfru_2.0, whole genome shotgun sequence, a single window of DNA contains:
- the LOC118273831 gene encoding 60S ribosomal protein L14: MPFARFVEPGRVALVADGPLKGKLVSVVDVIDQTRALVDGPCSGVSRQQIRLNQLHLTKFRLNYPFTAPTRIVRKAWTDAKLSEKWTESQWATKLANKEKRAQMTDFDRFKLTSARVKRNRARTAVFKSLKVKAARAGTFGKKLVPKAAARKVRTKKPSGKKPAKK; this comes from the coding sequence ATGCCTTTCGCGCGGTTTGTAGAACCAGGGCGTGTTGCCCTGGTAGCTGACGGTCCCCTGAAGGGAAAGTTAGTAAGCGTGGTCGATGTTATTGACCAGACCCGTGCTCTCGTCGACGGGCCTTGCAGCGGCGTCTCACGTCAACAGATCCGCCTCAACCAGCTGCATCTCACCAAGTTCCGTCTGAACTACCCATTCACAGCGCCCACTCGCATCGTGAGGAAAGCATGGACGGATGCTAAACTCAGCGAAAAGTGGACAGAAAGCCAGTGGGCCACAAAACTCGCCAACAAAGAGAAGCGTGCACAGATGACAGACTTCGACCGTTTCAAGCTGACGTCCGCGCGTGTGAAGAGGAATCGCGCTAGGACGGCAGTGTTCAAGAGCTTGAAGGTGAAGGCCGCGCGTGCCGGTACCTTCGGCAAGAAGTTGGTGCCCAAGGCAGCCGCCAGGAAGGTGCGCACCAAGAAGCCCAGCGGCAAGAAACCGGCGAAGAAGTAA
- the LOC118272949 gene encoding uncharacterized protein LOC118272949, translating into MYYILLTELETISFTSCKLQGLQTSEILSLERKFNDLNLQNSKQEHFFEVDTQGINILNILSTEDYRYRIISQSMAMEKTNIGGRTIQVQKIVWTLGRT; encoded by the exons ATGTACTATATTCTCCTTACTGAACTGGAAACTATCAGCTTCACATCCTGTAAATTACag GGATTACAGACAAGTGAAATACTGAGTCTGGAAAGAAAATTCAACGATTTAAATTTACAAAACAGCAAACAAGAACATTTTTTTGAAGTTGATACTCAAGGAATTAacattctaaatattttatctaccGAAGATTACCG TTATAGGATTATAAGCCAATCTATGGCAATGGAGAAAACTAATATTGGCGGCAGGACCATACAAGTGCAAAAGATAGTGTGGACATTAGGAAGAACATAA
- the LOC118273828 gene encoding sperm-associated antigen 6 isoform X1 — protein sequence MSHSMSSPRNIQLVFETYQKARLVFVQTMAELATRGTNVKCLESAGVLDLLRPLLSDACSTVRQCAVVAAARLAEHDEGVARQLLNGGMVTITLENLNKYNVYYKRSALYLMRAVAKHNEELASAIVRLGALEHIVSCLEDFDTQVKENAAWALGYIGKHSEQIAGQVVDAGTLPLLVLAFQEPEMSLKQIAAGALVDLAQHKPEAVVDAGAICHLVHGLENQDPKLKRSTLCALGAVAGARTELAEAVVAGGALPPALLHAGHDAAPVRRAAACLLRDIVKHSVDLAQLVVNTGGCGPLVELLAESTGGARVPACMALGFIAGQSDQLAMAVVESKAIPSLVEILQNNEGEDAEICAAAWTLGHIAKHSPQHSLAVAVANALPRLLQLYTNPKSSGEVRARTSCALKQTLQCCLHRPALEPLLHSAPACILKYVLAQYAKILPNDARARRLFVTTGALKRVQEIDSVPGSSLKEYINIINSCFPEEIVRYYTPGYSDSLLDRVEAYTPQIPELFTDRVPSDCQSELTIENTN from the exons ATGAGCCATTCTATGAGCAGCCCGAGAAATATTCAATTAG ttttcgagacCTACCAGAAGGCTCGACTGGTTTTCGTTCAAACCATGGCTGAATTGGCAACTCGAGGAACTAATGTTAAATGCTTGGAGAGCGCGGGTGTACTCG ATTTATTGCGACCACTACTTTCTGATGCGTGCAGTACTGTCCGCCAATGTGCCGTTGTCGCAGCCGCGCGTCTTGCCGAACACGATGAGGGGGTAGCACGACAACTCCTCAACGGAGGCATGGTTACCATTACTCTggaaaatcttaataaatataat GTGTATTACAAAAGGTCTGCGTTGTATTTAATGAGAGCTGTTGCTAA ACACAATGAAGAACTTGCGTCTGCGATTGTGAGACTTGGCGCGTTGGAACATATTGTTTCGTGTTTAGAAGATTTTGATACGCAg GTGAAAGAGAATGCAGCATGGGCCTTAGGGTATATAGGCAAGCACAGTGAGCAAATAGCGGGGCAAGTAGTCGATGCTGGTACCCTGCCGTTGTTGGTTTTAGCTTTCCAAGAACCTGAAATGAGTTTGAAGCAG ATCGCAGCTGGCGCTCTGGTAGACTTGGCTCAACATAAGCCCGAAGCTGTAGTTGATGCTGGAGCTATATGCCATTTGGTTCACGGACTGGAGAACCAAGATCCTAAGCtgaag CGTAGCACACTGTGCGCACTGGGCGCAGTGGCGGGTGCTCGCACGGAGCTGGCCGAGGCGGTGGTGGCTGGAGGGGCTCTGCCGCCAGCGTTGCTGCACGCTGGCCACGACGCCGCCCCCGTGCGTCGCGCCGCGGCCTGCCTTCTCAGGGATATCGTCAAACACTCCGTTGAC TTGGCGCAATTAGTCGTGAACACAGGAGGATGTGGTCCGCTTGTGGAGCTTCTAGCCGAGTCGACAGGTGGCGCTCGTGTGCCTGCTTGTATGGCGCTTGGTTTCATCGCTGGACAGTCTGACCAGCTTGCTATGGCTGTTGTTGAATCTAAG GCCATCCCATCTTTAGTAgaaatattgcaaaataatgAAGGAGAAGATGCGGAGATCTGTGCAGCTGCTTGGACGCTGGGGCACATAGCAAAGCACTCGCCACAGCATAGCCTTGCTGTAGCAGTTGCTAATGCTTTACCTAGACTACTTCAG CTATACACCAACCCCAAGTCCTCAGGAGAAGTTCGTGCTAGAACATCATGTGCTCTGAAACAAACCCTGCAATGTTGTTTACACAGACCTGCTCTAGAACCATTGCTGCATTCTGCTCCTGCATGCATCCTAAAATATGTTCTAGCGCAGTATGCtaaa ATATTACCAAATGATGCAAGGGCCAGAAGACTATTTGTTACCACGGGGGCTTTAAAACGGGTGCAAGAAATTGATTCAGTTCCTGGGTCATCGCTTAAAGAAtacatcaatattataaatagttgcTTCCCTGAAGAAATCGTGAG ATACTATACTCCCGGATATTCAGATTCGCTCCTAGATCGAGTAGAAGCTTACACACCTCAG ataCCCGAACTTTTTACGGACAGAGTTCCCAGCGACTGTCAAAGCGAGTTAACTATAgaaaacacaaattaa
- the LOC118273828 gene encoding sperm-associated antigen 6 isoform X2 translates to MLGERGCTRTVRQCAVVAAARLAEHDEGVARQLLNGGMVTITLENLNKYNVYYKRSALYLMRAVAKHNEELASAIVRLGALEHIVSCLEDFDTQVKENAAWALGYIGKHSEQIAGQVVDAGTLPLLVLAFQEPEMSLKQIAAGALVDLAQHKPEAVVDAGAICHLVHGLENQDPKLKRSTLCALGAVAGARTELAEAVVAGGALPPALLHAGHDAAPVRRAAACLLRDIVKHSVDLAQLVVNTGGCGPLVELLAESTGGARVPACMALGFIAGQSDQLAMAVVESKAIPSLVEILQNNEGEDAEICAAAWTLGHIAKHSPQHSLAVAVANALPRLLQLYTNPKSSGEVRARTSCALKQTLQCCLHRPALEPLLHSAPACILKYVLAQYAKILPNDARARRLFVTTGALKRVQEIDSVPGSSLKEYINIINSCFPEEIVRYYTPGYSDSLLDRVEAYTPQIPELFTDRVPSDCQSELTIENTN, encoded by the exons ATGCTTGGAGAGCGCGGGTGTACTCG TACTGTCCGCCAATGTGCCGTTGTCGCAGCCGCGCGTCTTGCCGAACACGATGAGGGGGTAGCACGACAACTCCTCAACGGAGGCATGGTTACCATTACTCTggaaaatcttaataaatataat GTGTATTACAAAAGGTCTGCGTTGTATTTAATGAGAGCTGTTGCTAA ACACAATGAAGAACTTGCGTCTGCGATTGTGAGACTTGGCGCGTTGGAACATATTGTTTCGTGTTTAGAAGATTTTGATACGCAg GTGAAAGAGAATGCAGCATGGGCCTTAGGGTATATAGGCAAGCACAGTGAGCAAATAGCGGGGCAAGTAGTCGATGCTGGTACCCTGCCGTTGTTGGTTTTAGCTTTCCAAGAACCTGAAATGAGTTTGAAGCAG ATCGCAGCTGGCGCTCTGGTAGACTTGGCTCAACATAAGCCCGAAGCTGTAGTTGATGCTGGAGCTATATGCCATTTGGTTCACGGACTGGAGAACCAAGATCCTAAGCtgaag CGTAGCACACTGTGCGCACTGGGCGCAGTGGCGGGTGCTCGCACGGAGCTGGCCGAGGCGGTGGTGGCTGGAGGGGCTCTGCCGCCAGCGTTGCTGCACGCTGGCCACGACGCCGCCCCCGTGCGTCGCGCCGCGGCCTGCCTTCTCAGGGATATCGTCAAACACTCCGTTGAC TTGGCGCAATTAGTCGTGAACACAGGAGGATGTGGTCCGCTTGTGGAGCTTCTAGCCGAGTCGACAGGTGGCGCTCGTGTGCCTGCTTGTATGGCGCTTGGTTTCATCGCTGGACAGTCTGACCAGCTTGCTATGGCTGTTGTTGAATCTAAG GCCATCCCATCTTTAGTAgaaatattgcaaaataatgAAGGAGAAGATGCGGAGATCTGTGCAGCTGCTTGGACGCTGGGGCACATAGCAAAGCACTCGCCACAGCATAGCCTTGCTGTAGCAGTTGCTAATGCTTTACCTAGACTACTTCAG CTATACACCAACCCCAAGTCCTCAGGAGAAGTTCGTGCTAGAACATCATGTGCTCTGAAACAAACCCTGCAATGTTGTTTACACAGACCTGCTCTAGAACCATTGCTGCATTCTGCTCCTGCATGCATCCTAAAATATGTTCTAGCGCAGTATGCtaaa ATATTACCAAATGATGCAAGGGCCAGAAGACTATTTGTTACCACGGGGGCTTTAAAACGGGTGCAAGAAATTGATTCAGTTCCTGGGTCATCGCTTAAAGAAtacatcaatattataaatagttgcTTCCCTGAAGAAATCGTGAG ATACTATACTCCCGGATATTCAGATTCGCTCCTAGATCGAGTAGAAGCTTACACACCTCAG ataCCCGAACTTTTTACGGACAGAGTTCCCAGCGACTGTCAAAGCGAGTTAACTATAgaaaacacaaattaa
- the LOC118273830 gene encoding DNA-directed RNA polymerase III subunit RPC7-like — protein MAGRGRGRGGSNLSLTHDQLQALGIARGENTPQIVAPPPLFPKLEVKPLPLPSDAATDYMLIVKDQFIEYLHESPAYVRKEAETDGIERYSDKYKMLALNAKKDKVLDCVWANMPPELRPQAKKVRKAATAGPKRKLNDAEAIAKRLQTLEKKEIQGDEAMETNENEETVNNQEGNDDEEVEDEHEEEFEMDDGTDYANNYFDNGEDYDEEDDNLDDGPVY, from the coding sequence ATGGCAGGAAGAGGAAGAGGTCGTGGCGGAAGCAACCTATCACTTACACACGATCAACTGCAAGCACTCGGCATAGCAAGAGGTGAGAATACACCACAAATAGTAGCACCTCCTCCATTATTTCCAAAACTTGAAGTTAAACCGCTTCCATTACCTTCGGACGCAGCTACGGATTACATGTTGATTGTGAAAGATCAGTTTATTGAATATTTACACGAGTCTCCAGCTTACGTTAGAAAAGAAGCCGAGACTGATGGCATCGAGCGATATTCAGATAAATACAAAATGCTTGCACTTAATGCCAAGAAAGACAAAGTATTAGATTGTGTGTGGGCTAATATGCCACCAGAACTTAGACCACAGGCGAAAAAAGTGCGCAAGGCGGCCACGGCCGGACCTAAACGAAAATTAAATGATGCAGAAGCTATAGCGAAAAGATTGCAAACGTTGGAAAAGAAGGAAATTCAAGGTGATGAAGCTATGGAAACTAATGAAAACGAAGAGACTGTGAACAACCAGGAAGGAAATGATGATGAGGAGGTTGAAGACGAACATGAAGAAGAATTTGAAATGGATGATGGAACAGATTACGCCAACAACTATTTTGATAACGGTGAGGACTATGACGAGGAAGATGACAATCTTGATGATGGGCCTGTGTACTGA
- the LOC118273832 gene encoding uncharacterized protein LOC118273832 codes for MPYVMVMGSLSAPHLSKDEGATVYGLKSEERASLVRELNTSFGMQVAMLSEPERTVRVTQKGLTLVVVNRLHALFGYDVVSHAMAMTNANRELVSFTMYKKTSTSSQSQGHSHNQAHGTGHSHSHRNSPKGHSSVVTL; via the exons atgccGTACGTCATGGTTATGGGAAGTCTTAGCGCACCTCACCTATCAAAAGATGAGGGTGCTACTGTGTATGGACTAAAGAGTGAAGAGCGAGCTTCATTAGTAAGG GAGTTGAACACATCTTTCGGCATGCAGGTAGCAATGTTATCAGAGCCGGAGAGAACAGTAAGAGTAACACAGAAAGGGCTTACTCTAGTCGTGGTGAATCGTCTGCACGCATTATTTGGGTACGACGTCGTCTCACACGCCATGGCAATGACAAACGCGAATCGGGAGCTGGTCTCCTTCACTATGTACAAGAAAACCAGTACAAGTTCACAAAGTCAAGGACATAGCCATAATCAAGCACATGGCACTGGACACAGTCATTCACACAGGAATTCTCCCAAGGGCCACAGCAGTGTGGTCACACTCTGA